AGTTTGTCATGAAGATTGTTATACCCAAGATCTCGGTGAATTCAAGGTATGTCCCCATTGTGATTATGGGTTTCGCTTGCCTGCTTGGCAACGTGTTCAACAATTGACGGCGAGTTTTGAAGAGCGGGATGCGGACCTAAGTGCGCCCGTCAGTTTTGATGACCCTGCATATTTAAAAAAGTTGCAGCGTGCCAAAGCAGCCTCACACTTGAATGAGAGCGTATTGACTGGTATTGGGACGTTAGCGACTTATCAATTTGGGTTAGGTGTCATGGAAACTAAATTTATGATGGGGAGTTTGGGGGCGGCAACCGGTGAGAAAATTACGCGATTATTTGAAACTTGTACGACCCAAAAACTTCCCGTTGTGATGGTTACTGCTTCTGGCGGGGCGCGTATGCAAGAAGGCGCTCGTGCATTGATGCAAATGGCTAAGGTGTCCACGGCGGTTGCAAATCACCGAAAAGCTGGACTATTGTATATTACAATTTTAACTGATCCAACCACTGGTGGTGTCACGGCTAGTTTTGCGATGCAGGGTGACATTATGTTGAGCGAGCCACGAGCGCTCATTGGATTCGCGGGTCGGCGAGTCATTGAACAAACCATTCAACAGACACCACCTGCGGATTTCCAACGGGCGGAAACCTTATTGGCCAATGGATGGTTAGATCAAATTGTGCCCCGACCAGCCTTACGGAAAACACTACAACGATTATTAACAATCACTCAGGGAGGTCATCAGGATGTCTAAAGTAACGGCCTACGAACAAGTTCAAGCAGCCCGGGATGCTAGTAAGATTAGCATTCAAACGTTGATTGATGGCTTGACAGAGGATTTTTTTGATTGTCATGGTGATCGTCAACGGGCGGATGATCCAGCTGTAATCGCCGGCTTAGCAACAATTGCTCAACGGCCCGTCACCATTATTGGTATTCAGAAGGGTCAAAATTTGGCCGAGAATCAAGCTCGGCATTTTGGCTGTGCGACGCCTAGCGGTTATCGAAAAGCATTGCGGTTAATGCGGCAAGCAGAACAATTACGGCAGCCGGTCGTGACCTTAATCAACACGCCGGGTGCCTATCCGGGTGTCGATGCGGAATATGAGGGACAAGGACGAGCAATTGCTGACTGTTTGTTAGCAGGATTACAATTGCGAGTACCATTTTTGAGTTTGATTGTTGGTGAAGGTGGCAGTGGTGGTGCATTAGCCTTAGCATGTGGTGATCAAGTCTGGATGTTGGCGAA
This Lactiplantibacillus plantarum DNA region includes the following protein-coding sequences:
- a CDS encoding acetyl-CoA carboxylase carboxyltransferase subunit beta; protein product: MPKRKFQAPTERQLAVRRDNIPDALLTRCPVCHEDCYTQDLGEFKVCPHCDYGFRLPAWQRVQQLTASFEERDADLSAPVSFDDPAYLKKLQRAKAASHLNESVLTGIGTLATYQFGLGVMETKFMMGSLGAATGEKITRLFETCTTQKLPVVMVTASGGARMQEGARALMQMAKVSTAVANHRKAGLLYITILTDPTTGGVTASFAMQGDIMLSEPRALIGFAGRRVIEQTIQQTPPADFQRAETLLANGWLDQIVPRPALRKTLQRLLTITQGGHQDV
- the accA gene encoding acetyl-CoA carboxylase carboxyltransferase subunit alpha — encoded protein: MSKVTAYEQVQAARDASKISIQTLIDGLTEDFFDCHGDRQRADDPAVIAGLATIAQRPVTIIGIQKGQNLAENQARHFGCATPSGYRKALRLMRQAEQLRQPVVTLINTPGAYPGVDAEYEGQGRAIADCLLAGLQLRVPFLSLIVGEGGSGGALALACGDQVWMLANSTYSVLSPEGYATILWKESQRAAEAAEKMRLTPTELLADGIIDRIIPEVATAADCQPLKTAIDETLTALTAKSVTELVTQRQARYRQF